One window of the Thermodesulfobacteriota bacterium genome contains the following:
- a CDS encoding adenosylcobalamin-dependent ribonucleoside-diphosphate reductase, with translation MRPEQVKKRDGSLAPFDPSRIEAAIEKAALEVLKDGERSKRVASSISEKVVKRLEAPTGDRVPSVEAIQDLVETVLMEEGYIQIARAYILYRERRSDIRMTKRALRVVDDLKLSIPAMEVLRRRYLLKDDQRKVIETPSEMFRRVASHVARAEGEFNSLDKVQEVEDRFYLMMRGLEFLPNSPTLMNAGTSFGQLSACFVIPVEDSIEGIFKALSQMAIIHQTGGGTGFDFSRLRPRGDLVLTTKGEASGPVSFMSIFDHATGVIVQGGRRRGANMGVLRCDHPDIVEFIECKLKGERFSNFNLSVGITDRFMEAVIKDGSYDLVHPRTGQKKRIKAKPVFDLLAYSAWHTGDPGVIFLDEINRRNPTPEIGKIESVNPCGELPLLPYESCNLASINLAKMVRGNRMDWEKLKETIVWGIRFLDDVIEVNRFPLPEIREITMGNRKVGLGVMGFADLLILLGIPYGSEEAYAFGSKLMRFFHQESLKASQALAEERGVFPNYERSIYPGKGLRLRNATVNTVAPTGTISIIAGCSSGIEPLFAVTYVRNVLSGTRLFEVHPIFEAMAREKGFFTRELLAEIAGRGSIQGMKKIPSDVRRLFVTAFDLQPDQHLKLQAAFQRHTDNSVSKTINLPPEATVEDIKKIYLQAYRLRCKGITVYRYGSKKGQVLSFDTVIGDADQPLGGPFLVETEYSGGCPAGLCPY, from the coding sequence ATGAGACCTGAGCAGGTCAAAAAGAGAGACGGTTCTTTGGCCCCGTTTGATCCGAGCAGGATCGAGGCCGCTATTGAGAAGGCGGCTCTGGAGGTGCTCAAGGACGGGGAACGATCGAAGCGGGTCGCCTCTTCGATATCGGAAAAGGTGGTAAAAAGGCTTGAGGCCCCCACGGGAGATCGCGTTCCAAGCGTGGAGGCGATTCAGGACCTTGTAGAAACCGTCTTGATGGAGGAGGGGTATATCCAAATCGCACGGGCCTACATCCTCTATCGAGAGAGGCGAAGTGATATCCGGATGACAAAACGGGCGCTGAGGGTCGTTGACGACCTTAAGCTCTCCATTCCCGCCATGGAGGTCCTACGGAGGCGATACCTCCTGAAAGACGACCAGAGGAAGGTCATCGAAACCCCGAGCGAGATGTTTCGCAGGGTGGCCTCCCATGTCGCCCGGGCAGAAGGGGAGTTTAACTCGTTGGATAAGGTTCAAGAGGTAGAGGATCGATTCTATCTGATGATGAGGGGTCTCGAGTTTCTTCCCAACTCTCCTACCCTCATGAACGCCGGGACCTCCTTCGGCCAGCTCTCTGCCTGTTTCGTGATCCCCGTGGAGGACTCCATCGAGGGCATCTTCAAGGCCCTCAGCCAGATGGCGATCATCCATCAAACGGGTGGGGGAACGGGGTTCGATTTTTCGAGGTTGCGTCCAAGGGGAGATTTGGTCTTGACGACCAAGGGTGAGGCCTCAGGCCCGGTCTCTTTTATGTCCATTTTTGACCATGCCACCGGAGTGATCGTCCAGGGTGGAAGGCGACGGGGAGCAAACATGGGCGTGCTTCGGTGCGATCATCCGGATATCGTGGAATTCATCGAATGCAAGCTGAAGGGGGAGAGGTTTTCCAACTTCAATCTCTCCGTTGGGATCACCGATCGATTTATGGAGGCCGTGATTAAAGACGGTTCCTATGACCTCGTCCATCCGAGAACTGGCCAGAAGAAAAGGATCAAGGCCAAGCCCGTCTTCGACCTCCTCGCCTATTCCGCTTGGCATACGGGCGATCCAGGGGTGATCTTTTTGGACGAGATCAACCGAAGAAACCCCACACCGGAGATCGGCAAAATAGAATCGGTCAACCCCTGCGGGGAGCTGCCTTTGCTCCCTTACGAGAGTTGCAACCTGGCCTCGATCAATCTCGCCAAGATGGTCAGGGGAAATCGGATGGATTGGGAGAAATTAAAAGAGACCATCGTCTGGGGGATAAGATTCCTCGACGACGTGATCGAGGTCAATCGTTTCCCTCTTCCGGAGATCCGGGAGATAACGATGGGAAATCGAAAGGTGGGGTTGGGGGTGATGGGGTTTGCCGACCTCCTCATTCTCCTCGGGATTCCTTATGGATCGGAAGAGGCCTATGCCTTCGGATCGAAATTGATGCGTTTCTTCCACCAGGAGTCCTTGAAGGCGTCTCAAGCCCTTGCCGAAGAGCGGGGGGTTTTCCCGAATTACGAAAGGTCCATTTATCCCGGGAAGGGACTTCGGTTGAGAAATGCTACGGTCAATACCGTGGCTCCTACTGGGACGATCAGCATCATCGCCGGCTGTTCGAGCGGGATCGAACCCCTCTTCGCCGTGACCTATGTGAGGAACGTCCTTTCGGGGACGAGACTCTTTGAGGTCCATCCGATCTTCGAGGCCATGGCCCGGGAGAAAGGATTTTTCACCCGGGAACTTCTGGCGGAGATTGCGGGCCGGGGATCCATCCAAGGTATGAAAAAGATACCTTCCGATGTGAGGAGGCTCTTTGTGACTGCCTTCGATCTTCAACCCGACCAGCACCTCAAGCTTCAAGCGGCCTTTCAGCGCCATACGGACAATTCGGTCTCCAAGACGATCAACCTCCCTCCGGAGGCAACCGTAGAGGATATCAAGAAGATCTACCTTCAGGCCTATCGGCTAAGATGCAAGGGGATCACGGTCTACCGTTATGGGTCGAAGAAAGGGCAAGTCCTTTCTTTCGACACCGTGATAGGGGATGCGGATCAACCTCTGGGAGGGCCCTTCCTCGTGGAGACCGAATATTCAGGGGGATGTCCGGCTGGCCTCTGTCCCTACTGA
- the cobO gene encoding cob(I)yrinic acid a,c-diamide adenosyltransferase: MNVNRLTPKERKGLVVVITGQGKGKTTAALGMAIRACGHGMKVVIIQFMKGDLYTGEWDGVKKMDCPVELIPTGKGFCGIQGNPYPFKEHRRSAQEAIQLVHQKLDSEEIDLLILDEINNALRLHLVDLDQVLEIIRKKPPHMHLVLTGRDAHPRVIELADTVSEILEVKHAYRQGIEPQPGIDY, encoded by the coding sequence ATGAACGTGAACCGGTTGACTCCGAAGGAGAGAAAGGGCCTGGTGGTCGTCATTACAGGCCAGGGGAAGGGAAAGACGACTGCGGCCTTAGGAATGGCGATAAGGGCCTGCGGGCACGGGATGAAGGTGGTGATCATCCAGTTCATGAAGGGCGATCTCTACACCGGGGAGTGGGATGGCGTCAAAAAGATGGATTGCCCCGTCGAATTGATTCCGACGGGAAAGGGATTTTGCGGGATTCAGGGAAATCCCTACCCCTTTAAAGAGCATCGGCGAAGTGCCCAGGAGGCAATACAGCTTGTTCACCAGAAGCTCGATTCCGAAGAGATCGATCTACTCATCCTCGATGAGATCAACAATGCCCTTCGACTCCATTTGGTGGACCTGGATCAGGTTCTGGAGATAATCCGGAAAAAACCCCCTCATATGCACCTGGTGCTTACGGGGAGGGATGCCCATCCCCGGGTGATTGAGCTGGCGGATACCGTCAGCGAAATTCTTGAGGTAAAACATGCCTACCGGCAAGGGATAGAGCCACAGCCTGGCATCGATTACTGA
- a CDS encoding THUMP domain-containing protein, with amino-acid sequence MKESNLLISTYWGQEKKALHFLSQHGEFKRSGFKDVLLGHVEDVNLFLEKMERMRQEEPERINFISQIVPLERTFYFELPQFMDRLKEVLLPYVERIGEQRFYVRVRRRGHKGDFSSQEVEKGIAEFLIENLEKFGKEAHVSFRDPEMIVVIETIANWAGVSLITKAMKEAFPFVRVK; translated from the coding sequence GTGAAAGAATCGAACCTTCTCATTTCTACCTATTGGGGACAAGAAAAGAAGGCCCTCCATTTCTTGAGCCAACACGGTGAATTCAAGAGATCCGGGTTCAAGGATGTCCTCCTTGGCCATGTGGAAGATGTGAACCTCTTTCTCGAAAAGATGGAGAGGATGAGGCAGGAGGAGCCCGAACGGATTAACTTTATCAGTCAGATCGTGCCGTTAGAGCGAACCTTCTATTTCGAGCTTCCTCAATTTATGGATCGATTGAAAGAGGTCCTCCTTCCCTATGTCGAGAGGATAGGGGAGCAGAGGTTCTATGTGAGAGTGAGAAGGAGGGGACACAAAGGAGATTTTTCCAGCCAGGAAGTCGAGAAGGGAATCGCCGAATTTCTGATCGAAAACCTTGAAAAATTCGGGAAGGAAGCCCACGTGAGCTTCCGAGATCCCGAAATGATTGTCGTGATCGAGACGATCGCCAACTGGGCAGGCGTGAGTCTGATCACCAAGGCGATGAAAGAAGCCTTTCCTTTTGTTAGGGTGAAGTGA
- a CDS encoding CapA family protein, which yields MSDSITLFLTGDVMTGRGIDQILPHPSDPTLHEGYVKDARVYVALAEEASGPIPRPVSPRYIWGDILEVVQRMGPDLRVINLETSITQSDDCWRGKEVHYRMHPENIGVLTTAKIDLCVLANNHVLDWGYTGLKETLETLRKAGIKTAGAGMDLKEAQRPAIIEIEGRGKVIVFSFGSTTSGIPLEWAASDKSPGVNLLPSYSEEILERIGEEVRWVKEKGDIVVASIHWGGNWGYSIPLREIDFAHRLIDEAAVDLIHGHSSHHVKGFEVYKGKLILYGCGDFLNDYEGIGGYASYRADLGLIYLPRLDPSTGKLLRLEMVPTRIRSLRVNLTTQEERVWLTHLLNREGERFGVRVMLTERYVISLH from the coding sequence ATGTCCGACTCCATCACCCTTTTTCTAACAGGGGATGTCATGACCGGAAGGGGAATCGACCAGATCCTTCCCCATCCGAGCGATCCGACGTTACACGAGGGTTATGTCAAAGACGCAAGGGTCTATGTGGCCCTCGCTGAGGAGGCAAGCGGCCCGATCCCCCGTCCCGTTTCACCCCGATATATTTGGGGAGACATCTTGGAGGTGGTTCAGCGGATGGGCCCCGATCTGAGGGTGATCAACCTCGAAACGAGCATCACCCAAAGCGACGATTGTTGGCGGGGAAAGGAGGTCCATTATCGAATGCACCCAGAAAATATCGGGGTCCTCACCACGGCCAAGATCGACCTCTGCGTCCTTGCCAACAATCATGTCCTCGATTGGGGTTACACAGGGCTCAAAGAGACCCTTGAGACGCTTCGGAAGGCAGGGATAAAGACCGCCGGTGCAGGGATGGACCTTAAAGAGGCCCAAAGGCCGGCTATTATCGAGATCGAAGGAAGGGGGAAGGTGATCGTCTTCTCTTTCGGGTCGACCACGAGCGGGATCCCCTTGGAGTGGGCCGCCTCTGATAAAAGCCCTGGTGTCAATCTGCTCCCATCCTATTCGGAGGAGATTCTTGAACGGATCGGGGAAGAGGTCAGGTGGGTGAAGGAGAAGGGCGATATTGTCGTGGCCTCGATCCATTGGGGTGGAAACTGGGGGTATTCGATTCCTCTTAGGGAGATCGATTTTGCCCATCGACTGATCGATGAGGCGGCCGTGGACCTCATCCATGGCCATTCCTCCCACCACGTAAAGGGATTCGAGGTCTATAAAGGAAAGCTCATCCTCTATGGTTGCGGCGATTTTTTAAACGATTATGAAGGGATCGGTGGGTACGCCTCTTACCGGGCCGATCTGGGCCTCATCTATCTTCCGAGATTAGATCCCTCCACGGGAAAGTTGCTCCGTCTTGAGATGGTTCCCACCCGGATCCGATCCCTCCGGGTCAATCTAACTACTCAGGAGGAAAGGGTTTGGTTGACCCATCTTTTGAACAGGGAGGGCGAGAGATTCGGGGTGAGGGTGATGCTGACCGAAAGGTACGTCATCTCCCTGCATTGA
- a CDS encoding (2Fe-2S)-binding protein, translated as MPKASKVIVRLRVNGEDHRIAIDPRRTLLDLLRDDLELTGAKRGCNEGTCGACTVLLDGQAIYACMTLAIDCEGKSIETIEGLEKNGRLHPVQQAFLDHDALQCGFCTPGQIMSAVALLRKYPVPTVEQIEGHLSGNLCRCGSYPKILKAVLQAGEVLRREKRRDGQGH; from the coding sequence ATGCCCAAGGCTTCCAAGGTGATTGTCCGTTTGAGGGTCAATGGGGAAGATCACCGGATCGCCATCGACCCCCGCCGGACCCTTCTCGACCTGCTCAGAGACGATCTCGAATTGACCGGGGCCAAGAGGGGATGCAACGAAGGGACATGCGGGGCCTGCACCGTCCTCCTCGATGGCCAGGCCATCTATGCCTGCATGACCCTTGCGATCGATTGCGAAGGGAAGTCCATCGAGACCATCGAGGGGCTCGAAAAGAACGGGAGGCTCCACCCGGTCCAGCAGGCCTTCCTCGACCACGATGCCCTTCAGTGCGGTTTCTGCACCCCGGGTCAGATCATGTCTGCTGTGGCCCTGCTCCGGAAATATCCCGTGCCCACCGTGGAGCAAATCGAAGGCCACCTCTCGGGAAACCTTTGCCGTTGCGGCTCGTATCCTAAAATCCTCAAAGCCGTCCTTCAGGCTGGTGAGGTCCTTCGGAGGGAGAAAAGGAGAGATGGCCAAGGTCATTAA